In one bacterium genomic region, the following are encoded:
- a CDS encoding ABC transporter substrate-binding protein — protein sequence MRRVRRQVLILLALTLSLSLAGLTGTATGQAVKNPDTFIQVGFGDWDTFDYAWAYDTSSHTIIFNVYEPLIFYDGGRVDRFVPRLATTVPSVQNGLVSPDGKTYTFPIREGVKFHDGTPMTAEDAAYSLRRFLLIDRDGGPSSLLLEPILGMTKTRDDKGNLMLSFSALERAVQVKGNSVVVTLKEPFGPFLSIMALWSSVVSKKWAAANGDWDGTAATMARYNNLKKESSALFEKANGTGPFKLERWDRAGKQVILVRNDGYWRTPARLSRVVFRSIDETATRILMLKAGDADSIAISRREQPQVEGDPNIRLIDNLPWLRTDAFFFTVDIDTRGNPDVGSGRLDGAGIPANFFSDVRVRRGFAYAFDYATFLQDAFRNQGTLPKGVIPPGMLGFDAKREYFSHSREKAIAELREAWGGQVWERGFRATVLYNTGNVVREVGARILKDGVEALNPKFRLDVRGITWASYLAAMNDSKLPVFWIGWVADYPDPHNFAFHFLHSDGTFPKSQRFKNEELDRLIMQAIKETNPEKRKQLYSQINQKFFELAPSVSPVHQVVFRVQRSWVRGWYNNPVFPGTYYYTIFKG from the coding sequence ATGAGACGAGTGCGAAGGCAGGTGTTGATCCTGCTTGCTTTGACGCTGTCGCTGTCCCTCGCGGGACTGACAGGGACCGCCACGGGGCAGGCTGTGAAGAACCCGGACACCTTCATCCAGGTCGGCTTCGGCGACTGGGACACCTTCGACTACGCGTGGGCCTACGACACTTCGAGCCACACCATAATCTTCAACGTCTACGAGCCACTGATTTTCTACGACGGCGGCCGCGTCGATCGATTCGTTCCCCGTCTTGCCACGACCGTGCCCAGCGTGCAGAACGGGCTGGTCTCGCCTGACGGCAAGACCTACACTTTTCCGATCCGGGAGGGCGTGAAGTTCCACGACGGGACGCCCATGACCGCCGAGGATGCAGCCTACTCGCTGCGGCGGTTCCTGCTCATTGACCGTGACGGTGGCCCTTCCTCGCTGCTCTTGGAGCCGATTCTGGGCATGACCAAGACCCGCGATGACAAGGGCAACCTGATGCTGAGCTTCTCGGCCCTAGAGCGTGCGGTTCAGGTCAAGGGCAACAGCGTGGTTGTTACCCTAAAGGAGCCTTTCGGTCCATTCCTGAGCATCATGGCGCTGTGGTCCAGCGTGGTATCCAAGAAGTGGGCCGCGGCCAACGGCGACTGGGATGGGACGGCCGCGACAATGGCCCGCTACAACAACCTCAAGAAAGAGTCCAGCGCCTTGTTTGAAAAGGCCAACGGCACCGGGCCGTTCAAGCTTGAGCGGTGGGATCGCGCCGGCAAGCAGGTCATCCTTGTGCGCAACGATGGTTACTGGCGCACGCCGGCCAGGCTCAGCCGGGTCGTTTTTCGAAGCATTGATGAAACCGCCACCCGCATTCTGATGCTCAAGGCCGGCGATGCCGACAGCATCGCGATCAGCCGGCGTGAGCAGCCCCAAGTAGAGGGCGACCCCAACATCCGGCTGATTGACAACCTGCCGTGGCTGCGCACCGACGCGTTCTTCTTCACGGTGGACATCGACACGCGCGGCAATCCCGACGTGGGTAGCGGACGGCTGGACGGCGCCGGCATCCCGGCCAACTTCTTCTCCGACGTCCGGGTCCGGCGCGGGTTCGCCTATGCCTTCGACTATGCCACATTCCTCCAAGATGCTTTCCGCAATCAGGGGACACTGCCCAAGGGCGTGATACCTCCGGGCATGCTGGGCTTCGATGCGAAGAGGGAGTACTTCTCCCATAGCCGCGAGAAGGCCATTGCCGAGTTGAGGGAGGCGTGGGGCGGCCAGGTGTGGGAGCGCGGGTTCAGGGCGACCGTACTGTACAACACCGGCAATGTCGTCCGCGAGGTCGGCGCGCGGATCCTGAAAGACGGCGTTGAGGCTTTGAACCCCAAGTTCCGGCTGGACGTCCGCGGCATCACCTGGGCGTCCTATCTGGCCGCGATGAACGACAGCAAGCTCCCGGTTTTCTGGATAGGCTGGGTGGCCGACTACCCGGACCCCCACAACTTCGCCTTCCACTTCCTGCACAGCGACGGCACCTTCCCCAAGTCCCAGCGATTCAAGAACGAGGAGCTGGATCGGCTCATCATGCAGGCGATCAAGGAGACCAACCCCGAGAAGCGTAAGCAGCTCTATTCCCAGATCAACCAGAAGTTCTTCGAGCTGGCACCGTCGGTTTCGCCGGTCCACCAGGTGGTGTTCCGCGTGCAGCGCTCCTGGGTGAGGGGATGGTACAACAACCCGGTGTTCCCGGGGACGTACTACTACACGATCTTCAAGGGATAG
- the gatA gene encoding Asp-tRNA(Asn)/Glu-tRNA(Gln) amidotransferase subunit GatA translates to MAPSVWESARALRAAYAAGELRPSEVIAAALERIALRDPKLHAFLHVDAERARQEAVEWDGLYAQARRNAAGDTLPPLAGIPVAVKDNLCTRGVPTTCGSRILEGWLPPYDATVIARLRHAGAVIVGKTNLDEFAMGSSTENSAFGPTRNPWDLSRVPGGSSGGSAAAVAAGYVPLALGSDTGGSIRQPAGFCGVVGLKPTYGRVSRYGLVAFASSLDQIGPFARDVADCALLLGVIAGADPRDSTSADVTVPDYLATLGETRREIRLGVPSEAFGSGVDAGVAEAVRAALDTFDNLGFRVEEIALPTLDVALPTYYLIAPAEASSNLARYDGVRYGLRDGSDDLFEMVTRTRQGGFGAEVKRRIMLGTYALSAGYYEAFYIKAQKVRTLVARDFDRAFARVDIVVMPTSPTLPFAIGERVDDPLRMYVSDIFTIPVNLAGLPGLALPCGFSAGLPIGMQLVGRAFDEATLLRAGGAYQQATSWHLRHSPEA, encoded by the coding sequence ATGGCCCCGTCCGTTTGGGAGTCCGCGCGAGCTCTGCGAGCCGCCTATGCTGCGGGGGAGCTGCGGCCTTCGGAGGTCATCGCCGCGGCACTCGAACGGATCGCGCTGCGCGACCCAAAGCTGCACGCCTTTCTCCACGTTGACGCGGAGCGCGCCCGCCAAGAGGCGGTCGAGTGGGACGGCCTATATGCCCAGGCCCGGCGGAACGCGGCCGGCGACACGCTGCCCCCGCTCGCCGGCATTCCGGTTGCGGTCAAGGACAACCTGTGCACGCGGGGCGTTCCAACCACCTGCGGGTCGCGGATCCTTGAGGGCTGGCTCCCTCCCTACGATGCCACGGTGATTGCCCGGCTGCGCCACGCGGGCGCGGTGATTGTCGGCAAGACCAACCTGGATGAGTTCGCCATGGGGTCGTCCACCGAGAACTCCGCGTTCGGGCCCACCCGCAACCCCTGGGATCTCAGTCGCGTCCCCGGAGGTTCGAGCGGCGGCTCGGCCGCCGCGGTCGCCGCGGGATACGTGCCCCTGGCCCTGGGTTCCGACACCGGCGGTTCGATCCGGCAGCCCGCCGGTTTCTGTGGGGTGGTCGGCCTGAAGCCCACCTACGGCAGGGTCTCGAGGTACGGGCTGGTGGCGTTCGCCTCCTCCCTGGATCAGATCGGGCCGTTCGCAAGGGATGTGGCCGACTGCGCGCTGCTCCTCGGCGTTATCGCCGGAGCCGATCCTCGCGACTCTACCTCGGCCGACGTGACCGTACCCGACTACTTGGCCACGTTGGGCGAGACGCGGCGGGAGATCCGCCTGGGGGTGCCCTCGGAGGCATTCGGCTCCGGGGTGGACGCGGGCGTGGCGGAGGCGGTGAGGGCCGCGCTGGACACCTTCGACAACCTGGGCTTCCGGGTCGAGGAGATCGCCCTCCCCACGCTGGACGTAGCGCTTCCCACGTACTACCTGATCGCACCGGCCGAGGCCTCCTCGAACCTGGCCCGGTACGACGGCGTCAGATACGGGTTGCGGGACGGATCCGACGATCTCTTTGAGATGGTCACCCGGACCCGGCAGGGAGGGTTCGGCGCCGAGGTCAAACGCCGGATCATGCTGGGGACCTACGCGCTGTCCGCCGGTTACTACGAGGCGTTCTACATCAAGGCGCAGAAGGTCCGTACCCTGGTGGCGCGCGACTTCGATCGCGCGTTCGCTCGGGTGGACATAGTGGTGATGCCAACCTCCCCGACCCTTCCATTCGCCATCGGAGAGCGGGTGGATGACCCGCTGCGGATGTACGTCTCGGACATCTTCACGATTCCGGTGAACCTGGCCGGCCTGCCAGGTCTTGCGCTGCCATGCGGGTTCAGCGCCGGCCTGCCGATCGGGATGCAACTCGTGGGGCGGGCTTTTGACGAGGCGACGCTGCTGCGGGCAGGAGGCGCCTATCAGCAGGCGACCTCCTGGCACCTGCGGCACTCGCCGGAGGCCTGA
- a CDS encoding ABC transporter permease, with protein sequence MAWRRLRRNPLSMLGLAIIMAFVLTALLAPVIAPPKADARDPYMMPHEGYSPDPQPPRPGHPLGTTEQAFDIFYGLVWGARTAFRVGLAVVATSVTIGILVGGISGFYGGRLDEIMMRIVDVFLAFPGLILAVVVVAILGPGLEKVMIALALVSWPGYARLLRGEVLSVRERDFIEAARALGASDLKVISRHVLPNSIYPVLVVSSLDMGSIVVAAAALSFLGLGAPVGYSDWGQIISLSRSWILGAAGNAFQFWYTVVFPGAALFLFTLGWNLLGDAFRDILDPRLRGSN encoded by the coding sequence ATGGCATGGCGCAGGTTGCGGCGCAATCCCCTGTCCATGCTGGGACTGGCCATCATCATGGCCTTCGTGCTGACCGCGCTCCTGGCACCGGTGATCGCACCTCCGAAGGCCGATGCCCGAGATCCCTACATGATGCCCCACGAGGGCTACAGCCCCGATCCGCAGCCGCCGCGGCCTGGACACCCGCTGGGCACGACCGAGCAGGCGTTTGACATCTTCTACGGGCTGGTGTGGGGCGCGCGCACGGCGTTTCGCGTGGGACTGGCGGTGGTGGCCACCTCGGTTACCATCGGGATCCTGGTGGGTGGCATCTCGGGATTCTACGGCGGACGCCTCGACGAGATCATGATGCGCATCGTGGACGTCTTCTTGGCGTTTCCCGGACTGATCCTGGCCGTTGTGGTCGTGGCAATCCTGGGTCCTGGGCTGGAGAAGGTGATGATCGCTCTGGCCCTGGTGAGCTGGCCCGGGTACGCCCGGCTATTGCGCGGGGAGGTCCTCTCGGTCCGCGAGCGCGACTTCATAGAAGCGGCCAGGGCGCTTGGCGCCAGTGATCTAAAGGTTATTTCCAGGCACGTCCTGCCCAACAGCATCTACCCCGTGCTTGTTGTTTCCTCGCTGGACATGGGAAGCATCGTGGTGGCGGCGGCGGCGCTGAGCTTCCTGGGGCTGGGCGCGCCGGTCGGCTACTCCGACTGGGGGCAGATCATCAGTCTCTCGCGGAGCTGGATCCTGGGTGCCGCCGGCAACGCCTTCCAGTTCTGGTACACCGTGGTCTTCCCCGGCGCCGCGCTGTTCCTGTTCACGCTCGGATGGAACCTGCTGGGAGACGCCTTCCGGGATATACTGGATCCACGGCTGCGCGGTTCGAACTGA
- the rlmD gene encoding 23S rRNA (uracil(1939)-C(5))-methyltransferase RlmD: protein MPQTARLIPKAGPPTKHPRRGGLGTVHVGERLTVRLSAVGPDGVAVARLGPVVLSVPFGVPGEEAVVEVTKGGRCAQGRLVALLRKSASTVVARCPHFGRCGGCQWQHLVPEAQRRLKTALVKDFLKEHAGVHRDIVRETVGGESWAYRSTLRAAFAEREGVAVAGFRAIASDRVIDISRCPVQHPANEAILHAVRSTVRALRLPIHDRTSGTGLVRGVLGLASFATGEALLTLSVARPLRDTAPLVHALTGRVSGLVGILSTVQPGPAPELLGPRLRLLWGRDSIVEEFAGMRVPLRPATEVPPNPSAMPLLLDAVRQAAALRTTETALDLTAATPLLALALARDAALVTGVTPDRQAMADAWKAAEWNGIANAVFYARSPLRVLARTATRSRPEAVVVTARGPGLDDATVQAVASARIPRVAYLARSLATCAADLIRWGRVGYQTVAVQPVDVLPQTGHVQLVVTLLRGRTQPA from the coding sequence ATGCCGCAGACCGCCCGTCTCATCCCCAAGGCCGGGCCGCCCACGAAGCATCCCCGGCGTGGCGGCCTGGGCACAGTGCACGTTGGGGAGCGGTTGACGGTCCGCCTATCAGCGGTGGGCCCGGACGGCGTGGCCGTCGCGCGCCTCGGACCGGTCGTACTGTCGGTGCCGTTCGGCGTGCCCGGCGAAGAGGCCGTGGTCGAGGTGACCAAGGGCGGCCGCTGCGCCCAGGGCCGCCTGGTAGCGCTGCTGCGCAAGTCGGCCAGCACCGTGGTGGCCCGGTGCCCCCACTTCGGCCGGTGTGGTGGGTGCCAATGGCAGCACCTTGTGCCCGAGGCGCAGCGCCGCCTCAAGACCGCGCTGGTGAAGGATTTCCTGAAGGAGCACGCCGGCGTTCACCGCGACATCGTGCGCGAGACTGTCGGGGGAGAGTCCTGGGCATATCGCAGCACCCTCCGCGCGGCGTTTGCCGAGAGAGAGGGAGTAGCGGTCGCCGGCTTCCGTGCCATCGCCTCAGACCGGGTGATAGACATTTCCCGGTGTCCTGTACAGCATCCGGCCAACGAGGCGATCCTGCACGCCGTCCGCAGCACGGTGCGCGCTCTAAGGTTGCCGATCCACGACCGGACGAGCGGTACCGGCCTCGTGAGGGGCGTGCTGGGACTGGCGTCCTTTGCCACCGGGGAGGCACTGCTGACGCTATCCGTCGCGAGGCCTCTCCGGGATACGGCGCCGCTGGTGCACGCCCTCACCGGCCGGGTGAGCGGGCTTGTCGGCATCCTGAGCACGGTGCAGCCCGGACCGGCTCCCGAACTGCTGGGGCCCCGGCTGCGCCTGCTCTGGGGGCGCGACAGCATCGTCGAAGAGTTTGCCGGGATGAGGGTGCCGCTGCGTCCGGCCACCGAGGTTCCGCCCAACCCAAGCGCCATGCCCCTGCTGCTTGATGCTGTTCGGCAGGCGGCGGCGCTGCGGACCACTGAGACCGCACTCGACCTGACGGCCGCGACGCCGCTGCTGGCGCTGGCGCTTGCCCGCGATGCCGCCCTGGTGACCGGTGTGACCCCGGACCGCCAGGCGATGGCCGACGCCTGGAAGGCGGCCGAGTGGAACGGCATCGCGAACGCGGTGTTCTACGCCCGCAGCCCGCTCCGGGTCCTGGCGAGGACGGCCACCCGCAGCCGCCCGGAGGCGGTGGTCGTGACCGCTCGGGGCCCCGGCCTCGACGATGCGACGGTCCAGGCTGTGGCCTCCGCGCGGATTCCTCGCGTGGCGTACCTGGCACGATCGCTGGCGACCTGCGCGGCTGATCTCATCCGCTGGGGGCGGGTCGGGTATCAAACCGTTGCCGTCCAGCCGGTGGATGTGCTGCCGCAGACCGGCCACGTGCAGCTCGTTGTTACGCTGCTTCGGGGTCGGACGCAGCCCGCTTGA
- the gatB gene encoding Asp-tRNA(Asn)/Glu-tRNA(Gln) amidotransferase subunit GatB — protein sequence MEKPEPMDPTGAGTGTREVVIGLEIHVQLLTASKMFCGCATEFGAPPNTLVCPVCLGLPGSLPVLNRRAVELGLRTAVALGCRVHPRSRFHRKNYYYPDLAKNYQISQYEYADHPPLATGGVLEIHVGGRPWRVAIRRVHLEEDTARLVHPAGTGGASSSLVDYNRSGVPLMEIVTEPDLRSPGEAREFLNALRRLLQFAEVSSCRMEEGTLRCDANLSLQPPGGPPGVRTEVKNMNSVRAVERALAFEAVRQREVLARGEAVVQETRHWDERRSVTFASRSKEEAEDYRYFPEPDLVPLDVDAAWVAAIRKALPELPAARRDRLIATFGLPAYDADLITATPAMANFFEETVALGPHPKVVANWLSGVVAAYLNEHAVEIDQIALTPARLSALLRLVDDGTVSGRTAKDILVEMITHDQEPEAVVEARGLQQISDEATLRVVVDKVIADHPGPAAEIRAGKVRALPFLVGQIMRATAGRANPEAANRLLRERLS from the coding sequence ATGGAGAAGCCAGAGCCCATGGATCCGACCGGTGCCGGCACTGGGACCCGCGAGGTTGTCATAGGGCTTGAGATCCATGTTCAGCTCCTGACCGCGTCCAAGATGTTCTGCGGGTGCGCGACGGAGTTCGGCGCACCTCCCAACACGCTCGTCTGTCCGGTGTGCCTGGGTCTTCCGGGCTCCCTGCCCGTACTCAACCGGAGGGCGGTGGAGCTTGGACTGCGGACGGCCGTGGCGTTGGGCTGCCGGGTGCACCCCCGCAGCCGGTTCCACCGAAAGAACTACTACTATCCCGATTTGGCGAAGAACTACCAGATATCTCAGTACGAGTACGCCGACCACCCACCGCTGGCCACCGGCGGCGTGCTGGAGATCCACGTGGGCGGACGGCCGTGGCGTGTCGCAATCCGCCGCGTCCACCTGGAAGAAGACACCGCGCGCCTCGTACACCCCGCCGGCACCGGAGGCGCCTCGTCCAGCTTGGTGGACTACAACCGGTCGGGCGTGCCGCTGATGGAGATCGTGACCGAGCCCGACCTCCGCTCTCCGGGCGAGGCCCGCGAGTTCCTAAACGCGCTGCGCCGTCTGCTTCAGTTCGCGGAGGTGAGCAGCTGCCGGATGGAGGAGGGGACGCTGCGCTGTGATGCGAACCTGTCGCTCCAGCCTCCAGGCGGTCCGCCAGGAGTGCGCACCGAGGTGAAGAACATGAACTCGGTCCGCGCAGTCGAGCGGGCGCTCGCGTTCGAGGCCGTCAGGCAGCGCGAGGTGCTTGCCCGAGGGGAGGCCGTTGTGCAGGAAACGCGGCACTGGGACGAGCGGCGCAGCGTCACGTTTGCCTCACGGTCGAAGGAGGAGGCCGAGGACTACAGGTACTTCCCGGAGCCAGACCTCGTTCCCCTGGACGTGGACGCGGCGTGGGTGGCGGCCATCCGTAAGGCGCTCCCCGAACTGCCCGCGGCCCGCCGCGATCGGCTGATTGCCACCTTCGGACTGCCGGCCTACGACGCCGACCTGATCACGGCTACTCCGGCGATGGCCAACTTCTTCGAGGAGACGGTGGCCCTGGGGCCGCACCCCAAGGTGGTAGCCAACTGGCTATCCGGCGTCGTGGCGGCCTACCTGAACGAGCACGCCGTGGAGATTGACCAAATCGCGCTTACCCCAGCGCGCCTGTCGGCTCTGCTCCGCTTGGTGGACGACGGAACAGTCAGCGGCCGGACCGCCAAGGACATCCTGGTGGAGATGATCACCCACGATCAGGAGCCCGAAGCCGTCGTGGAGGCCCGGGGTCTGCAGCAGATCAGCGACGAGGCCACGCTGCGCGTCGTCGTGGACAAGGTCATAGCCGATCACCCCGGACCCGCGGCCGAGATCCGCGCGGGCAAGGTGCGCGCGCTGCCGTTCCTGGTGGGACAGATCATGCGCGCTACCGCCGGCCGCGCCAACCCCGAGGCGGCCAACCGCCTGCTCAGGGAGCGGTTGTCATAA
- a CDS encoding dipeptide ABC transporter ATP-binding protein, which translates to MATGTEREIILEVRNLRKYFPITKGFIFQKQVGAVKAVDDVSFFIHTGETLGLVGESGCGKTTTGRVILRLMEPTAGDAVFQGRSIFSLRKEELRLMRRNLQIIFQDPYSSLNPRMTVGDIVGEPLEIHNLARGKDKVRRVQELLEVVGLSPYHANRYPHEFSGGQRQRIGIARALAVNPKLIICDEPVSALDVSIQAQVLNLLEDLQKEFGLTYLFIAHDLSVVKHISDRVAVMYLGKIVEVCPVEEIFANPQHPYTEALLSAVPIPDPGMRRERIILPGDVPSPSNPPKGCRFHTRCLYAVESCRVNEPPMVDVADGHYVACPVQPFKHQRSKAAVLKTPA; encoded by the coding sequence GTGGCTACTGGGACAGAGAGAGAGATCATCCTGGAGGTGCGCAACCTCCGCAAGTACTTCCCCATTACCAAGGGGTTCATCTTCCAGAAGCAGGTCGGGGCCGTCAAGGCCGTGGACGACGTGTCGTTCTTCATCCACACTGGAGAGACGCTCGGGCTGGTGGGTGAGTCCGGATGCGGCAAGACGACGACCGGCCGGGTCATACTGCGGCTCATGGAGCCCACCGCCGGAGACGCGGTGTTTCAAGGACGGAGCATCTTCTCGCTCCGCAAGGAAGAGCTGCGCCTCATGCGGCGCAACTTGCAGATCATCTTCCAGGATCCGTACTCGTCGCTCAACCCCCGCATGACCGTCGGTGACATCGTCGGCGAGCCGCTCGAGATCCACAACCTGGCGCGGGGCAAGGACAAGGTGCGCCGCGTTCAGGAACTGCTCGAGGTGGTCGGCCTGTCCCCCTACCACGCCAACCGCTACCCGCACGAGTTCAGCGGCGGGCAGCGGCAGCGGATAGGCATCGCCCGGGCTCTGGCGGTCAACCCCAAGCTCATCATCTGCGACGAACCGGTCTCCGCGCTCGACGTCTCGATCCAGGCGCAGGTCCTGAACCTCCTGGAGGATCTGCAGAAGGAGTTCGGGCTTACCTACCTGTTCATCGCCCACGACCTCTCGGTGGTCAAGCACATCAGCGATCGGGTCGCGGTGATGTACCTGGGCAAGATTGTCGAGGTGTGCCCGGTCGAAGAGATCTTTGCCAACCCGCAGCACCCCTACACCGAGGCGCTGCTGTCGGCCGTGCCGATTCCCGACCCGGGGATGCGCCGCGAGCGGATCATCCTGCCCGGCGACGTGCCCAGCCCCTCCAACCCGCCCAAGGGCTGCCGCTTCCACACGCGGTGCCTCTATGCCGTTGAGTCCTGTCGTGTGAACGAGCCACCGATGGTGGACGTTGCGGATGGGCACTATGTGGCATGTCCGGTTCAGCCGTTCAAGCACCAGCGCAGCAAGGCGGCCGTGCTCAAGACGCCAGCGTAG
- a CDS encoding ABC transporter ATP-binding protein has translation MAEPLLSVRDLKTYFHTDEGVVRAVDGLTYDLAKGETLGIVGESGCGKSVHALSVMRLIPTPPGKIVSGEIWFEGRNLLTISDEQMRHIRGNRIAMIFQEPMTSLNPVLTIGEQIAEAVILHQKLDKKTAWDRAADMLERVKIPLARERLKDYPHQFSGGMRQRVMIAMALSCNPSILIADEPTTALDVTIQAQILDLIRDLQKEFNMSVIVITHNLGVVAEMTDNVVVMYAGKPVEHTDVNRVFRDPKHPYTWGLLHSIPKLHERKERLIPIEGQPPSLIDLPPGCPFAPRCPFAMEICVQEDPPDVDIQAGHYAKCYLYTEHATGEEKRAAEAAGLLASTRKA, from the coding sequence GTGGCAGAGCCGCTGCTTTCTGTTCGAGACCTAAAGACGTACTTTCATACCGACGAAGGCGTAGTGCGGGCCGTGGACGGGCTAACCTACGACCTGGCGAAGGGCGAGACGCTGGGGATCGTGGGCGAATCGGGCTGCGGCAAGAGCGTCCACGCGCTGTCGGTCATGCGGCTCATCCCCACCCCGCCGGGCAAGATCGTGAGCGGCGAGATCTGGTTTGAAGGCCGTAACCTGCTGACGATCTCCGACGAACAGATGCGTCACATCCGGGGAAACCGGATCGCCATGATCTTCCAGGAGCCCATGACGTCTCTCAACCCGGTCCTGACCATCGGCGAGCAGATCGCAGAGGCGGTCATCCTCCACCAGAAGCTCGACAAGAAGACCGCCTGGGACCGCGCCGCGGATATGCTCGAGCGGGTCAAGATCCCGCTGGCCAGGGAGCGCCTGAAGGACTACCCGCACCAGTTCAGCGGCGGCATGCGGCAGCGCGTCATGATCGCCATGGCGCTGTCGTGTAACCCCTCGATCCTGATCGCCGACGAGCCCACCACGGCGCTGGACGTGACGATCCAGGCCCAGATCCTGGACCTGATCCGTGATCTCCAAAAGGAGTTCAACATGTCGGTGATCGTCATCACCCACAACCTGGGCGTGGTGGCCGAGATGACCGACAACGTGGTGGTGATGTACGCCGGCAAGCCGGTGGAGCACACCGATGTGAACCGTGTCTTCCGGGACCCGAAGCACCCCTACACCTGGGGCCTGTTGCACTCGATCCCGAAGTTGCACGAGCGCAAGGAGCGGCTGATTCCCATCGAGGGCCAGCCCCCAAGCCTGATCGACCTTCCCCCGGGTTGTCCATTCGCGCCGCGCTGCCCGTTCGCCATGGAGATCTGCGTCCAGGAGGACCCGCCGGACGTGGACATCCAGGCGGGGCACTACGCGAAGTGCTATCTGTACACGGAACACGCGACCGGAGAAGAGAAGCGGGCGGCCGAGGCGGCGGGGCTGTTGGCCTCGACGCGGAAAGCGTAG
- the gatC gene encoding Asp-tRNA(Asn)/Glu-tRNA(Gln) amidotransferase subunit GatC, whose translation MAIDRATVEHVARLARLALTDEERERFAGQLGRILEYCARLDAVSIEGVPATSHVLPMVNVLREDLPAPCLSRDEVLAAAPAHEQGFFKVPRVLEAE comes from the coding sequence GTGGCGATTGACAGGGCAACCGTTGAGCACGTGGCGCGCCTGGCCCGCCTGGCGCTGACCGACGAGGAGCGCGAACGGTTCGCCGGGCAACTCGGCCGCATCCTCGAGTACTGCGCGCGACTGGACGCTGTCTCGATCGAGGGCGTGCCCGCGACCTCGCACGTGCTCCCGATGGTCAACGTCCTGCGAGAGGACCTGCCGGCACCTTGCCTTTCGCGCGACGAGGTTCTGGCTGCGGCCCCCGCGCACGAACAGGGGTTCTTCAAGGTTCCACGGGTACTCGAGGCGGAGTAG
- a CDS encoding ABC transporter permease, with the protein MTAFVVRRLLLLPLVAFGVTLLIFGLLQMLSPQMRAALYVTDPRQLRAVDSIIRAHGLDKPFHTQYVGWLGRVVQGDLGWSETAKMPVAKAIATFFPATLELTIFAVVPILVVGIWLGTLSAVHRDRALDHFSRFFAISGTSMPTFVWGLLLLMVFYGAWQLFPPGRLSLEPSMYVLSKQFRPYTRLMTVDALLNGQLWIFVDALRHLALPVLTLSLVSCATLVRVTRSSMLETLRQDYVRTARAKGLDDRVVVNKHARKNAMIPVVTMSALLFVGLLNGVAITETVYGYPGIGLWGVNAAIQLDAAAVAGFALFNALLLVMGNLAADILYALIDPRIRLR; encoded by the coding sequence ATGACGGCATTTGTTGTCCGGCGGTTACTCCTGTTGCCCCTGGTTGCCTTCGGGGTAACCCTCCTGATTTTCGGGCTGCTACAGATGCTCTCCCCACAGATGCGGGCCGCCTTGTACGTGACCGACCCGCGCCAGCTTCGTGCCGTGGACAGCATCATCCGCGCGCACGGTCTGGACAAGCCGTTCCACACCCAGTACGTGGGATGGTTGGGCCGCGTGGTGCAGGGCGACCTGGGGTGGTCGGAAACCGCCAAGATGCCCGTGGCGAAGGCAATAGCCACCTTCTTCCCCGCGACCCTGGAGCTGACCATCTTCGCGGTCGTGCCCATCCTCGTCGTTGGAATCTGGCTGGGGACCCTATCCGCGGTGCACCGAGACCGTGCCTTGGACCACTTCTCCCGTTTCTTCGCAATCAGCGGGACCTCGATGCCCACCTTCGTGTGGGGCCTCCTGCTTCTGATGGTGTTCTACGGTGCTTGGCAGCTCTTCCCGCCCGGGCGCCTCTCGCTGGAGCCCAGCATGTACGTGCTCTCCAAGCAGTTCCGTCCCTACACCCGACTGATGACCGTGGACGCCCTGCTGAACGGCCAGCTCTGGATCTTCGTGGATGCGCTGCGCCACCTTGCGCTGCCGGTGCTGACACTGAGCCTGGTCAGCTGTGCGACGCTCGTGCGCGTGACCCGGTCCTCTATGCTGGAGACGCTCCGCCAGGACTATGTGCGCACCGCGCGTGCAAAGGGGCTGGATGACCGAGTCGTGGTGAACAAGCATGCCCGCAAGAACGCCATGATTCCTGTTGTGACGATGTCCGCCCTGCTGTTCGTGGGACTCCTCAACGGCGTGGCCATCACGGAGACGGTCTACGGCTATCCCGGGATAGGACTCTGGGGCGTGAACGCGGCGATCCAGCTCGATGCGGCCGCGGTGGCCGGATTCGCCCTGTTCAACGCTCTGCTGCTGGTGATGGGCAACCTGGCGGCCGACATCCTCTACGCCTTGATAGATCCCCGCATCCGGCTGCGATGA